One segment of Synechococcus sp. A15-24 DNA contains the following:
- a CDS encoding amino acid ABC transporter substrate-binding protein — MIRSSRRLLIGAITVVAGLLGGCASLDEAGRSRLDLVKQRNELLCGVSGKIPGFSFLTQEGTYTGLDVDICRAMAAAFLGDADKVQYRPLTAPERFTALRSGEIDLLSRNTTHTLSRDAEGGNGLGFAPVVFHDGQGLIVPANSGVTSLADLSGQAICVGSGTTTEQNLNDAFASKGIPYTPIKYQDLNQVVGGYLQGRCQAMTSDRSQLAAARSGFNDPEGHVILEDRLSKEPLAPAVVGGDQRMVDAMTWVVYALIEAEERGITQANLDRQLRAAEADPSQAPLRRFLGVDAGLGRKLGLPDDFVVQAIRATGNYGEIYDRHLGPQSPVAIPRGANRLAEDGGLMIAPPFT; from the coding sequence ATGATCCGATCCAGTCGTCGTCTTCTGATCGGAGCCATCACTGTTGTGGCTGGGCTGCTGGGCGGGTGTGCCTCCCTGGATGAGGCCGGTCGTTCCCGGTTGGATCTGGTGAAACAGAGGAACGAGCTTCTCTGTGGTGTGAGCGGGAAGATTCCCGGCTTCAGTTTCCTTACACAGGAGGGCACCTACACCGGGCTTGATGTCGACATCTGTCGAGCCATGGCCGCCGCCTTCCTCGGCGATGCCGACAAGGTTCAATACCGACCGCTGACGGCCCCGGAGCGATTCACTGCGCTGCGCTCTGGCGAGATTGACTTGCTCTCACGCAACACCACCCACACCCTCAGCCGTGATGCGGAGGGTGGCAATGGCCTTGGTTTCGCTCCTGTGGTGTTCCATGACGGCCAGGGCTTGATCGTGCCCGCCAATAGTGGTGTGACGAGCCTTGCTGATCTGAGCGGTCAAGCCATTTGCGTGGGGTCGGGCACCACAACCGAGCAGAACCTCAACGACGCCTTTGCCTCCAAGGGGATCCCGTACACCCCGATCAAGTACCAGGATCTCAATCAGGTGGTGGGCGGCTACCTGCAGGGACGCTGTCAGGCCATGACATCAGACCGATCGCAATTGGCCGCAGCCCGCTCCGGGTTCAATGATCCGGAAGGCCACGTGATCCTTGAAGATCGTCTCAGCAAAGAGCCTCTGGCTCCGGCGGTGGTCGGCGGTGATCAGCGCATGGTTGATGCCATGACCTGGGTTGTGTATGCCTTGATCGAGGCGGAGGAGCGTGGTATCACCCAAGCCAATCTCGATCGTCAGCTGCGTGCCGCTGAGGCGGATCCATCCCAGGCGCCCCTGCGGCGATTCCTGGGGGTTGATGCCGGTCTGGGCCGCAAGCTCGGACTGCCTGATGATTTCGTCGTCCAGGCCATTCGGGCCACCGGCAACTACGGCGAGATCTACGACCGCCACCTCGGGCCGCAGAGCCCTGTCGCGATACCCCGTGGCGCCAACCGCCTTGCCGAGGATGGCGGTTTGATGATCGCGCCCCCATTCACCTGA
- a CDS encoding AEC family transporter codes for MLRFLLELLPALLLGFWGGRRYPTLSGRLAMPLVRFGVPISVMGLLLRGGLGGEMVVAALLAVLAITVMLLLTQRLAASTGLGRPSLRLGSCIGNTAYVGIPLALAFLPSEALPISIGYDLGATLLTWSLGPMFLGAAPMGRSPLWSHWLLNLSSSPATRGLLGALLVQWTPWRSVVAEALWWPSRTVIVLALVVVGMRLGSLSRDAVSLSPMRLGLVPAMVVKLCLYPGLLLLLGFVLRLNPLMIQAITLQGAAPTAISLLLIAESVGVDQERAAGLVFWSTVLSLITASLWGTALSLLMPSGG; via the coding sequence GTGCTGCGTTTTCTGCTGGAGTTGCTCCCCGCACTCCTGCTCGGTTTCTGGGGCGGACGTCGTTATCCAACCCTGTCCGGGCGTCTCGCGATGCCGCTGGTGCGGTTCGGCGTACCCATCAGCGTGATGGGTCTGCTGTTGAGAGGTGGGCTGGGCGGCGAGATGGTCGTGGCCGCCCTCCTGGCCGTGCTCGCCATCACGGTTATGCTGCTGCTCACCCAACGACTGGCGGCCTCCACCGGATTGGGTCGACCCTCATTGCGGCTGGGCAGTTGCATCGGCAACACCGCCTATGTGGGGATTCCACTGGCCTTGGCGTTTTTGCCAAGTGAGGCTCTGCCGATCAGCATCGGCTACGACCTCGGCGCAACGTTGCTCACCTGGAGCCTTGGTCCGATGTTCCTTGGTGCGGCGCCCATGGGCCGGTCGCCCCTTTGGAGTCATTGGTTGCTCAATCTCAGCAGCAGTCCCGCAACCCGTGGCTTGTTGGGAGCGTTACTGGTGCAATGGACCCCTTGGCGCTCCGTCGTCGCCGAGGCGCTGTGGTGGCCCTCACGGACGGTGATCGTTCTCGCCCTGGTAGTGGTGGGCATGCGGCTGGGGAGCCTTTCCCGCGATGCCGTGTCGTTGTCGCCGATGCGCCTGGGATTGGTGCCGGCGATGGTGGTCAAGCTTTGCTTGTATCCAGGACTGCTGCTCCTGTTGGGATTTGTGTTGCGACTTAATCCTTTGATGATTCAAGCCATCACCCTGCAGGGTGCTGCCCCAACGGCAATCTCACTGTTATTAATTGCTGAGTCTGTTGGTGTTGATCAGGAGCGCGCAGCTGGACTTGTGTTCTGGAGCACTGTTCTGTCGTTGATCACGGCTTCGCTTTGGGGGACGGCACTGTCGTTGCTGATGCCAAGTGGCGGCTGA
- a CDS encoding homoserine O-succinyltransferase produces MALILPRNYHKIGAVERNRISWIEPAQAELQDIRPLRIGILNIMPLGKQYEFNLLHPLGLSVLQIEPVWIRLASHAYKSWDQEHLKDLYVSWDEALDQGPLDGLIITGAPVEHLPFEQVNYWKELVDLIEEARHNCASTLGLCWAGFALAYLAGVDKIPFERKLFGIYPLRSLIPGHPLMGTQDDRFLCPQSRHAGLPDSAMESAQRQGRLRLLAYGEDVGYTIFETPDQRQLMHLGHPEYNVGRILGEMERDRARGDVPPPENFDADQPQTSWRSHRNLLFQQWLWFCYQRVSLTA; encoded by the coding sequence ATGGCACTGATCCTCCCCCGTAACTACCACAAGATCGGTGCCGTTGAGCGCAACCGGATCTCCTGGATCGAACCCGCTCAGGCGGAACTCCAGGACATCCGGCCCCTGCGGATCGGCATTCTCAACATCATGCCCCTGGGCAAGCAGTACGAATTCAACCTGCTGCACCCCCTGGGTCTGTCCGTCCTCCAGATCGAACCGGTGTGGATCCGGCTCGCCTCCCATGCCTACAAAAGCTGGGACCAGGAGCACCTAAAGGATCTGTATGTCAGTTGGGATGAAGCCCTTGACCAGGGACCACTGGACGGATTGATCATCACTGGCGCACCGGTGGAACACCTGCCCTTCGAGCAGGTCAACTACTGGAAGGAACTGGTTGACCTCATAGAGGAGGCCCGCCACAACTGCGCCAGCACCCTGGGGCTGTGCTGGGCTGGCTTTGCACTCGCTTATCTCGCTGGTGTGGACAAGATTCCGTTCGAACGGAAGTTGTTCGGCATCTACCCGTTGCGCAGCCTGATTCCAGGACATCCCCTGATGGGAACCCAGGACGACCGATTTCTCTGTCCGCAGAGCCGCCATGCCGGGTTGCCCGACAGCGCCATGGAGTCAGCCCAGCGCCAGGGCCGACTGAGGCTGCTGGCTTATGGAGAAGACGTCGGCTACACGATCTTCGAAACACCGGATCAGCGGCAGCTAATGCACCTCGGCCATCCGGAATACAACGTGGGACGGATCCTCGGTGAAATGGAACGGGACCGGGCCCGCGGCGATGTGCCGCCGCCGGAGAACTTCGATGCTGACCAACCCCAGACCTCCTGGCGGTCCCATCGCAACCTGCTGTTCCAGCAGTGGCTGTGGTTCTGCTATCAGCGGGTGAGCTTGACCGCTTGA
- a CDS encoding amino acid ABC transporter permease translates to MTRWPDRLITLLLLALLSWGGWVVVHWLLYGADWSVVSANLPLFAVGSYPSDQRWRPLLWISTCVVLVVLTLTVPRGAGWRRALPPLWIAMAPLGLWILAGGLGLLPVGTRHWGGLTLTLLLTAGSGLLALPLGVLLALGRRSDLPVLRWSSTAYIELMRAVPLIAVLFFGQLLIPLFLPPGLEINRVLRALLAFALFAAAYIAEDVRGGLQAIPPTQREAASVLGLSPLQTLQLVVLPQALRVALPSLTNQAVGLLQNTSLMAILGLVELLGISRSLLANPAFIGRYLEVYLWLAAVYWLACTAMALLARHLEVQLDPVRSHR, encoded by the coding sequence ATGACGCGCTGGCCGGATCGTCTGATCACGTTGCTGCTGTTGGCGCTGCTCAGCTGGGGCGGATGGGTTGTGGTGCATTGGCTCCTGTATGGGGCCGACTGGTCCGTGGTGAGCGCCAACCTGCCGCTCTTTGCCGTCGGCAGTTACCCCTCGGATCAGCGTTGGCGGCCCCTGCTCTGGATCTCGACCTGCGTGGTGCTGGTGGTGTTGACGCTGACGGTCCCAAGGGGGGCGGGCTGGCGCCGTGCGTTGCCCCCGCTCTGGATTGCCATGGCGCCGCTGGGATTGTGGATACTGGCGGGGGGGCTGGGTCTTCTGCCCGTTGGAACACGCCACTGGGGTGGACTGACCCTCACCCTGTTGCTGACAGCGGGGAGCGGCTTGCTGGCGCTGCCATTGGGGGTGTTGCTGGCCCTCGGCCGCCGCAGTGATCTGCCGGTGTTGCGCTGGAGCAGCACGGCCTACATCGAGCTGATGCGGGCTGTTCCGCTGATCGCGGTGCTGTTTTTCGGGCAACTGCTGATTCCGTTGTTTCTGCCGCCAGGGTTGGAGATCAACCGTGTCCTCAGGGCCTTGCTGGCCTTTGCCCTGTTCGCAGCGGCTTACATCGCCGAGGACGTGAGGGGCGGGTTGCAGGCGATTCCTCCCACCCAGCGGGAGGCTGCTTCGGTGCTCGGTCTGTCTCCGTTGCAGACGCTGCAGTTGGTGGTGCTGCCCCAGGCACTGCGCGTTGCCCTGCCATCGCTCACCAATCAGGCGGTGGGGCTGCTGCAGAACACCAGCTTGATGGCGATCCTCGGGCTGGTGGAGTTGCTGGGAATCAGCCGCAGTCTGCTGGCCAACCCGGCCTTCATCGGCCGCTATCTGGAGGTGTATCTCTGGTTGGCTGCTGTTTACTGGCTTGCGTGTACGGCGATGGCTCTGCTGGCCCGCCACCTGGAAGTCCAGCTCGACCCCGTTCGCTCCCACCGATGA
- a CDS encoding FAD-binding protein, translated as MDQLPPPLFNPQAADAEARGLLQPTPEDLPSLIAGWCGPRPLRVCSGGTSSRAAAAGQWTLDLRRTMKGITWNAADQTVRIGGGCRMGQVLEQLHPLGRTVSAGLSGWPGVGYVLTGGMGPLSREHGLAVDQLQAVAGVWGSGEPFLLRRDHDQASAEWRGLCGAAPFLAVVREVVLATQPLRPLWIKASTGSPDQLPDWLVAAECSDPSTTLQWSWSADGSIRRLQVSGHEQAGWQRIDGLHQLPPLTPAPSGESRLHGEVVGLLGPAHGEGWRRLLPELRALMRRCPHGGCSLSSQQLGDATTAVPAEATSFVHRDAVWKPWITAVWPAGDAEARQRSLRWLSELWAVLEPLCPGVHLAQLHDHLPFHQRELELAFGPWLPGLRQLKARRDPAGTMPEL; from the coding sequence ATGGATCAGCTCCCACCTCCCCTGTTCAACCCCCAGGCAGCGGATGCCGAGGCACGGGGCTTGCTGCAGCCCACTCCGGAGGATCTGCCGAGCTTGATTGCCGGTTGGTGTGGTCCTCGTCCGTTGCGGGTCTGCAGTGGGGGCACCAGCTCCAGGGCTGCTGCGGCCGGCCAGTGGACGTTGGATCTGCGTCGCACCATGAAGGGGATCACCTGGAATGCTGCAGATCAGACGGTGCGCATCGGGGGTGGATGTCGGATGGGGCAGGTGCTGGAGCAGCTGCATCCCCTTGGGCGCACCGTGAGCGCAGGGCTGTCCGGCTGGCCGGGTGTCGGCTATGTGCTGACGGGGGGGATGGGGCCGTTGAGTCGTGAGCATGGCCTGGCAGTGGACCAGCTGCAGGCGGTCGCAGGGGTCTGGGGCAGTGGTGAACCCTTCCTGCTGCGCCGTGATCACGATCAGGCCTCGGCGGAGTGGCGTGGCCTCTGTGGAGCGGCACCGTTTCTGGCGGTGGTGCGTGAGGTGGTGCTCGCCACCCAGCCCCTTCGCCCCCTCTGGATCAAGGCCTCGACGGGATCGCCCGATCAGTTGCCGGATTGGCTTGTCGCTGCGGAGTGCTCCGACCCCAGCACCACCCTGCAATGGAGCTGGAGTGCTGACGGCAGCATCAGGCGGCTGCAGGTGTCTGGCCATGAACAGGCCGGTTGGCAGCGGATTGATGGACTGCACCAACTGCCGCCCCTGACGCCCGCGCCCTCAGGTGAATCCCGCCTGCATGGCGAGGTGGTGGGTCTGCTCGGACCGGCCCATGGCGAGGGGTGGCGCCGTTTGCTGCCGGAGCTGCGGGCGCTGATGCGTCGCTGCCCCCATGGCGGCTGCAGCCTGTCCAGCCAGCAGCTTGGGGATGCCACAACTGCAGTGCCTGCTGAGGCCACGTCATTTGTGCATCGTGATGCGGTCTGGAAGCCATGGATCACAGCGGTCTGGCCTGCCGGAGATGCGGAGGCGCGCCAGCGCAGCCTTCGGTGGTTAAGCGAGCTGTGGGCCGTGCTGGAGCCGCTCTGCCCTGGTGTGCATCTGGCGCAGTTGCATGACCATTTGCCATTTCATCAGCGGGAGTTGGAATTGGCTTTCGGGCCCTGGTTGCCTGGACTGCGTCAACTCAAGGCACGTCGGGATCCAGCCGGCACCATGCCAGAGCTCTGA
- a CDS encoding ABC transporter permease subunit (The N-terminal region of this protein, as described by TIGR01726, is a three transmembrane segment that identifies a subfamily of ABC transporter permease subunits, which specificities that include histidine, arginine, glutamine, glutamate, L-cystine (sic), the opines (in Agrobacterium) octopine and nopaline, etc.), with translation MRRHRLLLQLGLALLLLALIALLINNLTVNLIRTGLGLGFGWLGRPAGFALAETSLRYAPSDSYLWALTIGWLNSLKVILAGLVLATLLGVAAGAARNSGNRLLRSLAGTYVALIRQVPLLLQLLFWYFVAFLGLPSMPVGGLIQLSNQGIQLLGLNLSVEFCAVLTGLTVFTGASIAEIVRGGINAVPRGQWEAFRSLGLNEGLGLRRIVLPQALPAILPALTSQYLNLAKNSTLAIAVGYADLYAVSDTTITQTGRAIEGFLLLLFSFLLLNLLISSGMAALNGAVLSRVRRSR, from the coding sequence ATGCGCCGACATCGTCTGCTGCTGCAGCTGGGCCTAGCCCTGCTGTTGCTGGCCCTGATCGCTCTGCTGATCAACAACCTCACCGTCAACCTGATCCGCACGGGACTGGGCCTTGGTTTCGGTTGGCTCGGTCGTCCGGCAGGGTTCGCCCTGGCGGAAACATCGCTCCGCTACGCACCCTCCGACTCGTATCTCTGGGCGTTAACCATCGGTTGGCTCAACAGCCTCAAGGTGATCCTCGCGGGTCTGGTGCTGGCCACGCTGCTCGGTGTCGCGGCCGGTGCGGCCCGCAACAGCGGAAACCGCCTGCTGCGCAGTCTTGCGGGCACCTATGTCGCTCTGATCCGCCAGGTCCCGCTTCTGCTGCAGCTATTGTTCTGGTATTTCGTAGCCTTCCTCGGCCTGCCGTCGATGCCTGTGGGCGGCTTGATCCAGCTGTCCAATCAGGGCATCCAACTGTTGGGGCTGAATCTGAGTGTGGAGTTCTGCGCTGTTCTTACTGGACTGACGGTGTTCACCGGGGCGTCCATTGCTGAAATCGTCCGCGGCGGCATCAACGCCGTGCCCCGGGGGCAATGGGAGGCTTTCCGCAGCCTCGGGCTGAATGAGGGCCTTGGTCTGCGGCGGATCGTGCTGCCCCAGGCCTTGCCAGCCATCCTGCCGGCACTTACCAGTCAGTACCTCAACCTGGCCAAGAACAGCACCCTTGCCATCGCCGTTGGCTACGCGGATCTTTACGCCGTCAGCGACACCACGATCACCCAGACGGGACGAGCCATCGAAGGATTCCTGTTGCTGTTGTTCAGCTTCCTGCTGCTGAATCTGCTGATCAGCAGCGGTATGGCGGCCCTCAACGGTGCGGTGCTGAGTCGTGTTCGGAGGAGTCGCTGA
- a CDS encoding amino acid ABC transporter ATP-binding protein, producing the protein MTVAIRATDLVKSYTPGVRALDGVSLEVSSGEVLVVMGPSGSGKSTLIRTFNGLETLDGGALDVLGVRLDSTNAEPQVRAIRRRVGMVFQQFNLFPHLSILENISLAPVKVQKRPKAEVEQRALELLEQMGIQEQAEKYPAQLSGGQQQRVAIARALALDPEVMLFDEPTSALDPERVKEVLDAMRQLASGGMTMVVVTHEIGFARDVADRVMFMDQGQVVETSDPVTFFSGAREERSRRFLSQMV; encoded by the coding sequence ATGACTGTTGCCATCCGCGCCACCGACCTGGTGAAGAGCTACACCCCTGGGGTGAGGGCTCTGGATGGGGTGAGCCTGGAGGTGAGCAGCGGTGAGGTGCTCGTGGTGATGGGCCCCTCCGGATCGGGCAAGAGCACCCTGATCCGCACCTTCAATGGACTCGAGACGCTGGACGGTGGAGCCCTGGATGTGCTGGGGGTGCGTCTGGATTCCACCAATGCTGAGCCTCAGGTGCGGGCGATCCGCCGTCGGGTGGGAATGGTGTTTCAGCAGTTCAACCTGTTCCCTCATCTCTCGATCCTCGAGAACATCTCCCTCGCGCCGGTCAAGGTGCAGAAGCGTCCGAAGGCGGAGGTGGAGCAGCGGGCGCTGGAGTTGCTGGAGCAAATGGGGATTCAGGAGCAGGCAGAGAAGTACCCGGCACAGCTCAGTGGCGGCCAGCAGCAACGGGTGGCGATCGCCCGGGCCCTCGCCCTGGACCCAGAGGTGATGCTCTTTGATGAACCCACCAGTGCACTGGATCCGGAACGGGTCAAGGAGGTGCTGGATGCCATGCGTCAGCTGGCCAGCGGTGGGATGACCATGGTGGTGGTGACCCATGAGATCGGCTTCGCGCGCGATGTGGCCGATCGTGTGATGTTCATGGATCAGGGCCAAGTGGTGGAGACGTCCGATCCAGTGACGTTTTTCTCGGGGGCTCGGGAGGAACGCAGCCGCCGCTTTCTCAGTCAGATGGTGTGA
- a CDS encoding alpha-ketoglutarate-dependent dioxygenase AlkB produces MGADVIQIQSESTTLPWTLHRGWLPPLIASDWSSTLMGRVEWQQPIVQVYGRHHPVPRLTMFLAEQDVSYRYSGTRHCGEGWPTWFMPLLEQVNTACGCRFNGCLLNLYRHGEDRMGWHADDEAEIDQRQPIASLSLGSSRDFQLRHRHQRQHRHTLELTNGDLLMMHPGCQRDWLHAVPQRKRIKTPRINLTFRCFQPR; encoded by the coding sequence ATGGGAGCCGACGTCATTCAGATCCAGTCTGAATCGACAACATTGCCTTGGACCCTCCATCGCGGCTGGCTGCCACCGCTTATCGCCAGCGATTGGTCCTCCACTTTGATGGGGAGGGTTGAGTGGCAGCAACCGATCGTTCAGGTCTATGGCCGCCACCATCCGGTGCCGCGGCTGACGATGTTTCTGGCAGAACAGGACGTGTCCTATCGGTACAGCGGGACCCGACACTGCGGAGAAGGCTGGCCCACCTGGTTCATGCCGCTGCTGGAACAGGTCAACACAGCCTGCGGTTGTCGATTCAATGGCTGTCTGCTCAATCTCTACCGCCATGGGGAAGACCGGATGGGGTGGCATGCCGATGACGAAGCGGAGATCGACCAGAGACAACCAATCGCCTCTTTGTCTCTGGGATCGAGCCGGGATTTCCAGTTGCGCCATCGCCATCAACGGCAGCACCGTCACACCCTTGAGCTGACAAACGGTGATCTGCTGATGATGCATCCCGGATGTCAAAGGGATTGGCTGCATGCTGTGCCCCAGCGCAAGCGCATCAAGACACCGAGAATCAACCTCACCTTTCGCTGTTTTCAACCACGCTGA
- a CDS encoding O-acetylhomoserine aminocarboxypropyltransferase/cysteine synthase — MSQRFETLQLHAGQSPDSATNARAVPIYQTSSYVFNDAEHGANLFGLKEFGNIYTRLMNPTTDVFEKRVAALEGGMAALATASGQSAQFLAITNCMQAGDNFVSTSFLYGGTYNQFKVQFPRLGIDVRFADGDDVDSFAAQIDDKTKGLYVEAMGNPRFNIPDFEGLSALAKERGIPLIVDNTLGACGALMRPIDHGADVVVESATKWIGGHGTSLGGVIVDAGTFDWGNGKFPLMSQPSAAYHGLVHWDAFGFGSDICKMLGVPDNRNVAFALRARVEGLRDWGPAVSPFNSFLLLQGLETLSLRVERHTENAMALATWLAAHPKVQHVSYPGLSSDPYHAAAKKYLTGRGMGCMLMFSLKGGYDDAVRFINSLQLASHLANVGDAKTLVIHPASTTHQQLSDEEQASAGVTPTMVRVSVGLEHIDDIKADFEQALA, encoded by the coding sequence ATGTCTCAGCGTTTCGAAACCCTCCAGCTGCATGCCGGCCAGTCTCCGGACTCGGCCACCAATGCCAGAGCGGTGCCGATCTATCAGACCAGCTCCTACGTCTTCAACGATGCCGAGCACGGCGCCAATCTGTTTGGGCTGAAGGAATTCGGCAACATCTACACCCGTCTGATGAACCCGACGACGGATGTGTTCGAGAAGCGGGTGGCGGCCCTGGAAGGGGGTATGGCGGCGCTGGCCACAGCCTCCGGTCAGTCGGCTCAGTTCCTGGCGATCACGAACTGCATGCAGGCGGGGGATAACTTTGTGTCCACGTCGTTCCTATACGGCGGCACCTACAACCAGTTCAAGGTGCAGTTTCCCCGGCTGGGCATCGACGTGCGCTTCGCCGATGGCGACGACGTGGATAGCTTTGCTGCGCAGATCGACGACAAAACCAAAGGCCTCTACGTCGAAGCGATGGGCAATCCCCGCTTCAACATCCCCGATTTCGAGGGCCTCTCAGCCCTGGCCAAAGAGCGCGGCATTCCATTGATCGTGGACAACACCCTGGGCGCTTGCGGTGCCCTGATGCGTCCGATCGATCACGGCGCGGATGTGGTGGTGGAAAGCGCCACCAAGTGGATCGGTGGCCACGGCACCAGCCTCGGAGGCGTAATTGTTGATGCCGGCACCTTCGACTGGGGCAATGGCAAATTCCCGCTGATGAGCCAACCCAGTGCGGCCTATCACGGCCTCGTGCACTGGGATGCCTTCGGCTTCGGCAGCGACATCTGCAAGATGCTCGGCGTGCCGGACAACCGCAACGTCGCCTTTGCCCTGCGAGCCCGGGTCGAGGGTCTGCGGGACTGGGGGCCAGCGGTCAGCCCCTTCAACAGCTTCCTGCTGCTGCAAGGTCTGGAAACCCTCAGCCTGCGGGTGGAGCGCCACACGGAGAACGCCATGGCGCTGGCCACGTGGCTGGCAGCACACCCCAAGGTGCAGCATGTGAGCTACCCAGGCCTGAGCAGCGATCCTTATCACGCTGCTGCCAAGAAATACCTGACGGGCCGGGGCATGGGATGCATGCTGATGTTCTCGCTCAAGGGTGGTTACGACGATGCAGTCCGTTTCATCAACAGCCTTCAACTGGCCAGTCACCTCGCCAATGTGGGGGACGCCAAGACCCTGGTGATCCATCCGGCATCAACAACCCACCAGCAGCTCAGTGACGAGGAACAGGCATCGGCAGGCGTGACCCCCACAATGGTCCGCGTCTCCGTGGGACTGGAGCACATCGACGACATCAAAGCCGACTTTGAACAGGCCCTCGCCTGA
- a CDS encoding SulP family inorganic anion transporter yields the protein MAQRSSPALVNQWFANPSKDLLSGLVVAFAMIPEAIAFSGIAGVDPKVGLFGAFCLSLTIAVVGGRMAMITSATGSTALLMTGLVATGEARGAGLGVQYLMVAGLVTGLLQILWGYLRLAYQMRFVPQGVLSGFVNALALLIFQAQLPQLGLDLHAGGDGHAGGLLPHGGQIPIVWGLVLLGLVIIYGLPRLTRLVPSQLVAIVVLTVISIGFNLNIPSVSSLGTLPDGLPTFAVPIGAGGVPFNLDTLGLVLPTALAISLVGLMETFLTQDILDDKTDTTTNKNVEARGQGIANIVASLFGGMAGCALVGQSVMNVDNGGRTRLSTLFSGVSLLAMILLAGPWLKQIPMAALVAVMISIAVSTADINGLRNLRRIPKSDTSVMLMTFAVTMLTTPHNLALGVLAGVALAGILFSRKVAKVIQVEAIDVSDQERRYRVVGQLFFVSKVYFLQGFDLHDHPERIVIDLSSAHIWDQSGVAALDQVIRKFRLGGSEVSVEGLNDESLDLFKRIGGQESAHA from the coding sequence ATGGCCCAGCGTTCCAGTCCAGCTCTGGTGAATCAATGGTTCGCCAACCCCAGCAAGGATTTGCTTTCAGGCCTGGTGGTGGCCTTCGCGATGATCCCGGAGGCGATCGCCTTCTCCGGCATCGCCGGGGTGGATCCGAAGGTCGGCCTGTTCGGAGCCTTCTGTCTGTCACTCACCATCGCCGTGGTGGGTGGTCGCATGGCGATGATCACCTCCGCCACCGGTTCAACGGCCCTGCTGATGACGGGACTGGTCGCTACCGGTGAAGCCCGGGGTGCAGGGCTCGGGGTGCAGTATCTGATGGTGGCGGGTCTGGTCACCGGCCTGCTGCAGATCCTCTGGGGCTACCTCCGGCTGGCGTATCAGATGAGGTTCGTGCCCCAGGGCGTGCTCAGCGGCTTCGTCAATGCCTTGGCGCTGCTGATCTTCCAGGCGCAATTGCCTCAGCTGGGCCTGGATCTGCATGCCGGCGGTGATGGCCACGCTGGTGGTCTGTTGCCCCACGGTGGTCAGATTCCAATCGTCTGGGGTCTGGTGCTGCTGGGTCTGGTGATCATCTATGGCCTGCCGAGACTTACCCGGCTGGTGCCGTCCCAGCTGGTGGCCATTGTTGTGCTCACGGTCATCAGCATCGGCTTCAACCTGAACATTCCCAGCGTCAGCAGTCTTGGAACGCTGCCGGATGGATTGCCCACCTTCGCGGTTCCCATCGGCGCGGGTGGTGTTCCCTTCAACCTCGACACCCTGGGCCTGGTGCTCCCCACAGCCTTGGCCATTTCCCTGGTGGGTCTGATGGAGACCTTCCTGACTCAGGACATCCTTGACGACAAGACCGACACCACCACCAACAAAAACGTGGAGGCCCGTGGACAGGGCATCGCCAACATCGTGGCGTCGTTGTTCGGAGGCATGGCGGGCTGTGCCCTGGTGGGTCAATCGGTGATGAACGTGGACAACGGCGGCCGTACGCGTCTCTCAACCCTGTTCTCCGGCGTCAGCCTTCTGGCGATGATCCTGCTTGCCGGCCCCTGGCTGAAGCAGATCCCGATGGCAGCCCTGGTGGCGGTGATGATCAGCATCGCCGTGAGCACGGCAGACATCAACGGCCTGCGCAACCTGCGCCGCATCCCCAAGAGCGACACCTCGGTGATGCTGATGACCTTCGCTGTCACCATGCTCACCACGCCGCACAACCTGGCGTTGGGGGTGTTGGCCGGTGTGGCCCTCGCGGGAATTCTGTTCAGCCGCAAGGTGGCCAAGGTGATCCAGGTGGAAGCGATCGATGTGAGCGATCAGGAGCGCCGTTACCGGGTTGTCGGTCAGTTGTTCTTCGTCAGCAAGGTTTACTTCCTGCAGGGATTTGATCTGCACGATCATCCCGAGAGAATTGTGATCGATCTCTCCTCAGCCCATATCTGGGATCAGAGCGGCGTGGCGGCGCTCGATCAGGTGATCCGTAAATTCCGCCTGGGGGGATCCGAGGTCTCCGTGGAAGGCCTGAATGACGAAAGCCTGGATCTGTTTAAGCGGATCGGAGGTCAGGAGTCCGCCCATGCCTGA